In the Lascolabacillus massiliensis genome, one interval contains:
- a CDS encoding MBL fold metallo-hydrolase → MKRKCSLNKIIVSFIYLMLVIQVTAAQELFKNEELTISKLEDKTWVVETNDLTTMYILEGDNQAMLIDTGTKCKSLDKIVREITQKPLTVVLTHNHKDHAGNIHYFEQVYMHPSDTTVAVNIQFEGEYKWMADGDVFDLGGRKIEVYLMPGHTPGSVVFVDKSINAAFTGDAFGSGQVWLQLRPHVPMSEYYASCVRMEKIMNEHNISKLYVGHYPHVKRPMDLSYLIDMKTLAKEISEGNFSEAKDYPNMGLDISCENPKIAANGQSMIVFDPENIN, encoded by the coding sequence ATGAAAAGGAAATGTTCGTTAAATAAGATCATAGTATCTTTTATCTATTTGATGTTGGTTATTCAAGTAACAGCTGCACAGGAACTATTTAAAAACGAAGAATTAACTATTAGCAAGTTAGAGGATAAGACATGGGTAGTAGAGACAAATGATTTGACAACCATGTATATCTTGGAAGGTGACAACCAGGCGATGTTAATCGATACAGGTACAAAATGCAAATCACTTGATAAGATAGTACGAGAAATAACACAGAAACCTCTTACTGTAGTGCTTACCCACAATCACAAAGACCATGCAGGAAATATTCACTATTTCGAGCAAGTTTATATGCATCCTTCTGACACCACAGTTGCCGTAAATATTCAATTTGAAGGCGAATATAAATGGATGGCAGATGGTGATGTTTTTGACTTGGGTGGAAGAAAGATAGAAGTTTACCTGATGCCGGGACACACACCCGGGTCTGTAGTATTTGTTGACAAATCAATCAATGCAGCTTTCACAGGAGATGCTTTCGGATCAGGGCAGGTATGGTTGCAGCTGAGACCACATGTCCCAATGTCCGAATATTATGCTTCTTGTGTAAGGATGGAGAAGATAATGAATGAACATAATATCAGTAAACTTTATGTTGGTCATTATCCTCACGTTAAGCGCCCAATGGATTTAAGTTATCTTATAGATATGAAGACTCTGGCGAAGGAAATAAGTGAAGGAAATTTTTCCGAAGCAAAAGATTATCCTAATATGGGATTAGATATTTCATGCGAGAATCCAAAGATAGCTGCAAACGGTCAATCAATGATAGTATTCGACCCTGAGAATATAAATTAG
- a CDS encoding alpha/beta hydrolase, whose protein sequence is MKKYIKLFYLSLTFLICISVSAQTGRPQSKIITDSIYSEILDAYRTYNIFLPQSYEMDKDKKYPILYLLHGVMDTNQGWTTRGHLKDVMDQLIASGEAGEMIIVTPNAGGNIYAGEWNGYFNMPGWAYEDFFFKEFLVYIEKNYRVKGDKQNRAIAGLSMGGGGSTSYAQKHPDMFCAVYAMSALMNIPNVGGLPPQNPDDKMAILNKSVIENSCIKFIEEASDETKEMLRTVKWFVDCGDDDFLLDRNIEFIQAMHKADIPFQFRVRDGGHTWEYWHSALYISLPFISRTFSK, encoded by the coding sequence ATGAAGAAATATATAAAACTGTTTTATCTGTCACTGACTTTTCTCATATGCATTAGTGTTTCAGCACAAACAGGCAGACCACAAAGTAAAATAATTACTGATAGCATTTATAGTGAAATATTAGATGCTTACCGTACTTACAATATTTTTCTGCCTCAAAGTTATGAAATGGATAAGGATAAGAAATATCCTATACTCTATCTCTTACATGGAGTCATGGACACTAATCAGGGTTGGACAACCAGAGGTCATTTAAAAGATGTTATGGATCAACTTATTGCCTCCGGAGAAGCTGGTGAGATGATTATTGTAACACCAAATGCAGGGGGTAATATTTATGCAGGTGAATGGAATGGCTATTTCAACATGCCTGGCTGGGCTTATGAGGATTTCTTCTTTAAGGAGTTCTTAGTTTACATAGAAAAAAACTACAGAGTTAAAGGTGATAAACAAAACCGTGCTATTGCAGGCCTTTCAATGGGAGGAGGTGGATCAACCAGTTATGCTCAAAAACATCCTGATATGTTTTGTGCAGTTTATGCTATGAGTGCACTTATGAATATCCCAAATGTTGGGGGATTACCTCCTCAGAATCCCGACGACAAGATGGCAATTCTGAATAAATCAGTTATTGAAAACAGCTGTATTAAATTTATAGAAGAAGCCAGCGATGAAACTAAAGAGATGCTTAGAACCGTAAAATGGTTTGTAGACTGCGGTGATGATGACTTTCTGCTGGACCGGAATATTGAGTTCATACAAGCTATGCATAAAGCAGATATACCATTTCAGTTCAGAGTTCGTGATGGTGGTCACACTTGGGAATACTGGCACTCAGCACTCTATATCAGCCTTCCATTTATCTCTCGCACGTTTAGTAAATAA
- a CDS encoding beta-glucosidase, whose amino-acid sequence MKKLFCIIILAGLFSQNNIFSQNITLNKNNIDEVINAMTLEEKVRMVIGCGMSGPDAKFPGTAGRSYEIPRLGIPSVYFADGPHKLAMSVRREFDSNFYYTTEFPSGSTVAATFNPNAAYEVGKAIGTEVKDYGMDVLLAPGVNLMRNVLCGRNHEYYSEDPLIVGKIAAAYINGVQSQGIGTSIKHFAANNQETNRYSNDPQMDQRTLRELYLKGFEIAIKESSPWTIMTAYNKINGKHTSENIDLTTTILRDEWGYNGLVISDWNAGSDAIASMIAGNDMLQPGQERQYNAIYEAVKNGQLEEKILDRNIKRVLELVVKSNTFNNKSYPNETDLKAHAAISRKVGTEGIVLLTNNGVLPFSEKVNQVALYGSTSYDMVPAGQGFGSLAFGRYTVSLVEGLRNANYEVDKNLIRKYQTHLASEEKRLFPNGRPPFSLAPPPRADEFIPTAEELAEQVKSNDVAIFTIGRASSEPVDRHVREFYLTENELALLKAVSDAYHSAGKKVIVVLNICSPVETASWKSLADAIICAFQPGQEVGHCVTDILIGKVNPSGKLPVTFAINYGDAASDKNFPFDYEFKMPSFFMGSGLSIQGENEEPQEVKPVRNIDYTVYEEGIYVGYRYFDTFNKNVSFPFGHGLSYTTFNYNVINSSVNDDICSVEVTVTNTGNVSGKEVVQVYITAPEGGLKKPSKELKAFGKTRELNPGESETLTLTWKTMDMSSFNDKSSSWELAKGKYLWHIATSAADVKSTVEHKINSSKKIKVNDVMKPAQKIATIR is encoded by the coding sequence ATGAAGAAACTATTTTGTATTATTATTCTGGCTGGATTATTCAGCCAGAATAATATTTTCTCACAGAATATCACACTCAATAAAAACAATATTGATGAGGTGATAAATGCAATGACCTTAGAGGAAAAAGTAAGAATGGTAATTGGCTGTGGGATGTCGGGTCCTGACGCTAAATTTCCCGGCACAGCAGGGCGTTCTTATGAAATACCTAGACTGGGTATACCTTCAGTATACTTTGCTGATGGACCTCATAAACTGGCAATGAGTGTTCGTCGCGAGTTTGATAGCAATTTTTACTACACAACAGAATTTCCTTCAGGATCTACTGTAGCTGCAACTTTCAATCCCAATGCAGCATATGAGGTTGGTAAAGCTATTGGTACTGAAGTCAAGGACTACGGAATGGATGTATTGCTTGCACCGGGAGTTAACCTTATGAGAAATGTTCTTTGCGGCCGTAATCACGAGTACTATTCAGAGGATCCACTTATAGTAGGAAAAATAGCTGCAGCCTATATCAACGGTGTTCAAAGTCAGGGTATTGGTACAAGTATTAAACACTTCGCTGCCAATAATCAGGAAACAAACCGATACAGCAATGACCCTCAAATGGATCAGCGTACTCTTAGAGAACTTTATCTAAAAGGTTTTGAAATAGCAATCAAAGAGTCATCTCCTTGGACTATTATGACAGCTTATAACAAGATCAACGGTAAGCACACAAGTGAAAATATAGATTTGACAACTACTATTCTTCGCGACGAATGGGGTTATAACGGATTAGTAATATCAGACTGGAATGCAGGTAGTGATGCTATAGCTTCTATGATTGCAGGTAACGATATGTTACAGCCTGGACAAGAAAGACAATACAATGCAATCTATGAAGCAGTTAAAAATGGCCAGCTCGAAGAGAAAATATTAGACAGAAACATAAAGAGAGTTCTTGAGCTTGTAGTTAAAAGTAATACCTTTAATAATAAAAGTTATCCAAACGAGACAGATCTAAAAGCTCATGCTGCTATTTCCCGTAAGGTAGGAACTGAAGGTATTGTACTTCTTACAAACAATGGGGTACTTCCTTTTTCTGAAAAAGTGAATCAAGTTGCTCTTTATGGATCTACATCCTATGATATGGTACCGGCAGGTCAGGGATTTGGTAGTTTGGCATTTGGAAGATACACTGTATCTTTAGTTGAAGGTCTACGCAATGCGAACTATGAGGTTGATAAAAACCTTATCCGCAAATATCAGACACATCTTGCTAGTGAAGAAAAAAGGTTATTTCCAAATGGACGACCACCATTCTCTCTTGCACCACCACCACGTGCAGACGAGTTTATTCCAACAGCAGAAGAGTTGGCAGAACAAGTAAAATCAAATGATGTAGCTATTTTTACTATAGGCAGAGCAAGTTCAGAACCTGTTGATCGTCATGTTAGAGAGTTTTATCTGACTGAAAATGAGCTTGCCCTTTTAAAAGCAGTCTCTGATGCCTATCATTCTGCAGGAAAAAAAGTTATTGTAGTCCTTAATATTTGCAGTCCTGTAGAAACTGCATCATGGAAATCATTAGCTGATGCCATTATATGTGCATTCCAGCCAGGTCAGGAAGTAGGACATTGTGTAACTGACATCTTAATCGGTAAAGTAAATCCTTCTGGTAAACTACCTGTTACCTTTGCCATAAATTATGGTGATGCTGCTTCTGATAAAAATTTCCCATTTGATTATGAATTTAAGATGCCTTCATTTTTTATGGGATCAGGTCTAAGCATACAGGGTGAAAATGAGGAGCCACAGGAAGTAAAGCCTGTGCGTAATATAGATTATACTGTTTACGAAGAAGGCATTTATGTTGGCTACCGCTACTTTGATACTTTTAATAAAAATGTTTCATTTCCTTTTGGTCATGGTCTCTCTTATACTACATTTAACTACAATGTTATTAACTCATCAGTCAATGATGATATTTGTTCAGTCGAAGTTACTGTAACCAACACAGGAAATGTATCTGGGAAAGAGGTTGTACAAGTATATATTACAGCACCTGAAGGAGGTTTGAAAAAACCTAGTAAGGAGTTAAAAGCGTTTGGCAAAACTAGGGAGTTAAATCCCGGTGAAAGTGAAACATTAACTCTTACATGGAAAACAATGGATATGTCCTCTTTTAACGACAAATCCAGCTCCTGGGAATTAGCAAAAGGAAAATATCTGTGGCATATAGCAACATCTGCAGCTGATGTTAAAAGTACTGTAGAGCATAAAATAAACAGCTCTAAGAAAATTAAAGTAAACGATGTAATGAAACCTGCTCAAAAAATTGCCACAATTAGATAA
- a CDS encoding carboxylesterase/lipase family protein, whose translation MRFYSIPLFITSIIIFSSCRNSKTAESLCENQSEITTSLQATTANTEYGKVAGYIENGIYIYKGIPYAEAERFMPPTKVTKWDGVRSSRSYGPTSPQGKRMGWYSDEQAFAFDWNDGYQDEDCLRLNIWTPGINGNQKRPVMVWLHGGGYSAGSGHELPSYDGTNLSRKGDIVVVSLNHRLNVLGFLDLSAYGEKYKESGNVGILDIVAALEWINKNISSFGGDPSNVTIFGQSGGGGKVSTLLATPSAEGLFHKAIIQSGAMLNTMESKWSRRIGTAVVRELGLNSSDIDKIQNIPYQQLLEAGEKAVAEVKVEADKEGFKTFIFGWAPTIDGNILPSKLFYPTPPEQSKNIPILVGTTLHEFCTSTYNPSIRNITQEQAIEKLKVKYGNRVNEYIEAFKKAYPNYTPKDLFDVDFIFRPSVVEFSNIMSSFSNAPVYTYLFTWESPVLDGILRSMHCLELPFVFNNVTLHGNMTGGGSEAIDLGNIMSSAWINFAKTGDPNTEGLPHWEPYNLNNESLMIFDNECELKKGHDKDLLDIVRLFPIRGL comes from the coding sequence ATGCGATTTTATTCTATACCATTATTTATTACCTCCATAATTATATTTTCAAGTTGTCGAAATAGTAAAACGGCTGAATCATTATGTGAGAATCAAAGTGAAATTACTACTTCTTTACAAGCTACAACCGCTAACACTGAGTACGGAAAGGTGGCAGGGTATATTGAAAATGGGATATACATATATAAAGGTATTCCTTATGCAGAAGCAGAAAGATTTATGCCTCCAACAAAAGTTACAAAATGGGATGGCGTTAGAAGTAGTCGCTCATATGGTCCAACATCACCACAGGGCAAACGAATGGGCTGGTACAGTGATGAACAAGCATTTGCTTTTGACTGGAATGATGGTTACCAGGATGAAGATTGCCTACGATTAAACATCTGGACACCTGGCATTAACGGCAATCAAAAAAGGCCGGTTATGGTATGGTTGCATGGAGGGGGTTATTCAGCCGGTTCCGGACACGAACTGCCCTCTTATGATGGAACAAATCTTTCACGTAAGGGTGATATTGTAGTTGTCTCATTAAATCATCGATTAAATGTGCTCGGTTTTCTTGATCTGTCTGCTTATGGAGAGAAATATAAAGAATCAGGTAATGTTGGAATACTTGATATAGTTGCTGCACTTGAATGGATAAATAAGAACATCTCTTCATTTGGAGGTGATCCATCTAATGTTACAATATTTGGTCAATCAGGAGGAGGAGGTAAAGTTTCAACACTATTAGCAACACCTTCTGCAGAAGGCTTATTTCACAAAGCTATCATTCAGAGTGGAGCGATGTTGAATACAATGGAGTCAAAATGGTCCAGGAGAATCGGTACAGCTGTTGTCCGGGAGCTTGGCTTAAATTCTTCAGATATTGATAAGATCCAGAATATTCCTTACCAGCAGCTTCTTGAAGCCGGTGAAAAGGCAGTTGCCGAGGTTAAAGTCGAGGCAGATAAAGAAGGATTTAAAACATTTATTTTTGGTTGGGCACCCACTATTGATGGAAATATTCTGCCATCTAAGTTATTCTACCCCACTCCACCTGAGCAGAGTAAAAATATTCCAATTTTAGTTGGCACAACACTTCATGAGTTTTGTACCAGTACATACAACCCTTCAATACGAAATATCACACAAGAACAGGCTATAGAGAAATTGAAGGTCAAATATGGAAACAGAGTTAATGAATATATTGAAGCTTTCAAAAAGGCCTATCCAAACTATACCCCTAAAGATTTATTTGACGTCGACTTTATTTTCAGACCCAGTGTAGTTGAATTCAGTAATATAATGTCATCATTTAGTAACGCTCCAGTATATACATATCTTTTCACTTGGGAATCCCCAGTGCTGGACGGAATTCTCAGAAGTATGCATTGTTTGGAGCTACCTTTTGTATTTAATAATGTGACGCTTCATGGAAATATGACTGGCGGAGGATCTGAGGCAATAGATCTTGGAAATATTATGAGTTCAGCATGGATCAATTTTGCAAAAACCGGTGATCCTAACACCGAAGGCTTGCCTCATTGGGAGCCATATAACCTTAATAATGAATCTTTAATGATTTTCGATAATGAATGTGAATTGAAAAAAGGACATGATAAGGATTTGTTGGATATAGTCCGTCTTTTCCCTATTCGTGGATTATAA
- a CDS encoding SusC/RagA family TonB-linked outer membrane protein, whose translation MNKKDSIKRLILSVLSLMVAVPLLFAQNIVQVSGKVVDIQNEPMIGVSVLEKGTTNGTITDIDGNYQISVRQGATLVFSYIGYITQEKTVSANTLDVTMDEDMQALDEVVVIGYGVQRKSSLTGAVSSVKSEDLEARTIARPEMALQGKTAGVQVLSSTARPGSSPSVRIRGISSNGSSEPLYVIDGRIASDIGGIDPNDIESMEVLKDGASAAIYGAAAGNGVVLITTKRGKGSGKITYNLQHTSQSLGRIPEVMNSQQYKDYFIEAGKIAEGAFNLNWDGVTNTDWTDVAFENSSMMRHNLTFQGGNESGALYLSLSSLDNDGMVVGNSDTYNRLTGMINASWKIKPWLEVVTNNQIEHYKVQSVAEGSEYGSLLLSVLQLDPLTKPLYPINNLPQHMADTYAQHPNMLGDGKGNLYGISAFTGNAEAINPLAMRDRSFTKNRGFNINGTTYINFKPIKPLTITSRLGYRLSSSSSYGVSHDYYYHGTAKQDYIQVSASDYSPTYWQWENFMNYDRKFGDHNTTLMLGTSFSESRSFGVSGNKRGDDQNIGFLQDDPLFWYFAYATSDAAKDISGGEENFSRKLAYFGRLNYEYKNKYLAQFSLRADAADLSVLPKQKRWGYFPAASFGWVISEEDFIKGSNDFMTHLKLRASWGQNGSTASLGGYRWNVSVGSTGHIAIGNNNDFYYVNGYAPSATGNEQLKWETSEQTNIGIDARFLNNRLSLTADYFNKETKDLIVSGIKASTVVGNTFSPVNAGNITNKGIELELGWQDRIGDFSYGVRGNISTLKNKVTYIHESLAAIDGTSLVTYGAITRFEVGKPAWYFYGYEFTGVDKETGEPIFADQDGDGAITDNDKTEIGKGIADLTYGITLTAGWKNFDLIVFGTGSHGNDIYMGLNRVDYNLNQLTYFTENRWTRNNPNGTTPRAYATDFTKFMTSSGSVFDGSFFKIKQIQLGYSIPRNLLSKISIDNLRIYGSLEDYFTFTDYPGFDPEVTGVGSALGVDKGSYPNSKKVVVGLAVTF comes from the coding sequence ATGAACAAGAAAGACTCAATTAAACGACTGATTTTGTCAGTTTTATCCTTAATGGTTGCTGTGCCCCTGTTATTTGCACAAAACATTGTACAAGTAAGCGGCAAAGTTGTGGATATTCAGAATGAACCAATGATTGGTGTAAGTGTACTGGAGAAAGGTACTACTAATGGAACAATTACAGATATTGATGGAAATTATCAAATATCAGTAAGACAAGGTGCTACATTAGTTTTTTCTTATATTGGTTATATAACCCAGGAAAAAACTGTAAGCGCCAATACTCTTGATGTAACTATGGATGAAGATATGCAAGCATTGGATGAAGTTGTTGTTATTGGTTATGGTGTTCAAAGAAAAAGTTCACTCACCGGTGCCGTATCTTCAGTAAAATCAGAGGACTTGGAAGCAAGAACAATAGCTCGTCCTGAGATGGCACTTCAGGGAAAGACTGCCGGTGTTCAGGTTTTGAGTTCAACTGCTCGTCCGGGTTCTTCACCTTCTGTTAGAATTCGTGGTATCAGCTCAAATGGATCAAGTGAACCACTTTACGTAATAGATGGTAGAATTGCAAGCGACATCGGAGGAATAGATCCAAATGATATTGAGTCAATGGAAGTATTAAAAGATGGTGCCTCAGCAGCAATTTATGGAGCTGCTGCGGGTAATGGAGTTGTTTTAATCACTACTAAAAGAGGAAAAGGAAGTGGCAAAATAACTTATAATCTTCAGCATACTTCTCAAAGTTTAGGCAGAATACCTGAAGTTATGAACTCTCAGCAGTATAAAGACTATTTCATTGAAGCAGGTAAAATTGCCGAAGGTGCATTTAATTTGAACTGGGATGGAGTTACAAATACAGATTGGACAGATGTAGCTTTTGAAAATAGTTCAATGATGAGACACAACCTAACATTCCAGGGTGGTAATGAAAGTGGCGCACTTTATTTATCATTGTCAAGCCTGGATAATGATGGAATGGTGGTTGGAAACAGTGATACTTATAACAGACTCACCGGTATGATTAATGCCAGTTGGAAAATCAAACCATGGTTAGAAGTAGTAACAAACAATCAAATTGAACACTATAAAGTTCAATCTGTTGCTGAAGGTAGTGAATATGGAAGTTTACTTTTATCAGTGCTACAACTTGATCCTCTTACTAAACCTTTATATCCAATAAACAATTTACCTCAACATATGGCAGATACTTATGCTCAACATCCAAATATGTTAGGGGATGGAAAAGGCAATCTTTATGGTATATCAGCATTTACAGGAAATGCTGAAGCTATAAATCCTCTTGCTATGCGTGATCGCTCATTTACTAAAAACAGAGGTTTCAATATCAATGGTACTACATATATAAACTTTAAACCTATAAAACCATTGACTATCACTTCAAGACTTGGATATCGATTATCATCATCTTCTTCATACGGAGTGAGCCATGACTATTATTATCATGGTACTGCAAAGCAGGATTATATACAGGTAAGCGCATCAGATTATAGTCCAACATACTGGCAGTGGGAAAATTTTATGAACTATGATCGTAAATTTGGAGATCATAATACAACTCTGATGTTAGGTACATCATTTAGTGAGAGTCGTAGTTTTGGAGTAAGCGGGAATAAACGTGGCGACGATCAAAACATAGGATTCCTTCAGGATGATCCCCTATTCTGGTACTTCGCTTATGCAACTTCAGATGCTGCAAAGGATATTTCAGGTGGAGAAGAAAATTTCTCACGCAAGCTAGCCTATTTTGGTCGTTTGAACTATGAATATAAGAACAAATATCTTGCACAGTTTTCTTTACGTGCAGATGCTGCAGACCTTTCTGTATTACCAAAACAAAAGCGTTGGGGCTATTTCCCTGCAGCTTCTTTTGGATGGGTAATTTCAGAGGAAGACTTTATCAAGGGATCAAATGATTTTATGACTCATTTAAAACTGCGTGCCAGTTGGGGTCAGAATGGATCAACTGCATCACTAGGAGGTTACCGCTGGAACGTATCTGTTGGTTCAACCGGTCATATTGCTATAGGTAATAATAATGATTTCTACTATGTAAATGGTTATGCCCCCTCTGCTACTGGTAATGAACAGTTAAAATGGGAAACATCAGAACAAACCAATATCGGTATTGATGCTCGTTTCTTGAATAATCGACTCTCATTAACTGCCGATTATTTCAATAAAGAAACCAAAGACTTAATTGTATCAGGAATTAAAGCTTCTACAGTTGTTGGTAATACTTTTTCTCCTGTAAACGCAGGTAACATTACTAATAAAGGTATTGAACTTGAATTAGGCTGGCAAGATAGAATTGGCGATTTCTCTTATGGAGTAAGAGGTAATATATCAACCCTTAAAAACAAAGTTACCTATATACATGAGTCACTGGCTGCAATTGATGGAACATCTTTAGTTACTTATGGAGCTATAACCCGTTTTGAGGTTGGAAAACCTGCATGGTACTTTTATGGATATGAGTTTACTGGTGTTGACAAGGAAACTGGTGAACCTATTTTTGCAGATCAGGACGGAGACGGTGCTATTACTGATAATGATAAAACAGAAATTGGAAAAGGTATTGCCGACTTAACATACGGTATTACATTAACTGCCGGATGGAAAAATTTTGACTTAATAGTGTTCGGAACTGGTTCACATGGTAATGATATTTATATGGGTCTAAATCGTGTCGACTATAACTTGAATCAACTTACTTATTTTACAGAAAACAGATGGACTAGAAATAATCCTAATGGTACTACTCCTAGAGCGTATGCAACAGATTTTACTAAGTTTATGACATCATCGGGTTCAGTATTTGATGGCTCATTCTTTAAAATTAAACAGATACAGTTGGGTTATTCAATACCAAGAAATCTTTTGAGTAAAATATCTATTGATAATTTACGAATTTATGGTTCACTCGAAGATTACTTCACATTTACTGATTACCCAGGTTTCGACCCGGAAGTAACAGGAGTTGGCAGTGCACTTGGAGTGGATAAAGGTAGTTATCCTAATTCTAAAAAAGTAGTTGTAGGCTTAGCAGTTACTTTCTAA
- a CDS encoding RagB/SusD family nutrient uptake outer membrane protein, whose translation MKNKYLLLLIVGLVALSNTSCESRLDIPQKGVLDYSFYYQTDEHAEAASNALYIELKGTYYNYTMLKNALSDDVWAGGGGRNDNAELEGCNEFSFGSDQSFIRGVWESYYSLIYKANVILGHIEPDTDVKKRAHAEAKFFRAFAYFDLISMWGEVPLVDHELTPDEYQMPKASKEELWALVEQDLNDAINSGYLAEKQDAYDNSVWRVTKQVAQTMLGKALLWQNKYSEAAKVFNEVRNSGKYKLYEGEYQNILTYIAEGNSESMLESNRILDLNNPWDEFSFYEVMNHWRMDNLAASSAQFYDYKETGWGFMVPQKKLYDAFVAEEGVDGYRLNHTMKTYEQMNELGVKLQKGKSIINEGVFLWKRRFSSSEAPITFWCSYNNYRWMRYAEVLLLAAEANFMAGNQSEADAALNEVRSRARLPFKPATLEAIKLEKRLELCSEYTRYQDIIRWGDAEALLKNQGATTPLLINKSSSQNEPDNVVVEYVQYNTDPSRYGFKPKHYLLPIPATEMRLNPNMVQNEGW comes from the coding sequence ATGAAAAATAAATATTTATTATTATTAATAGTTGGTTTGGTTGCGCTAAGCAATACTTCGTGCGAAAGCAGACTTGATATTCCGCAAAAAGGTGTTCTGGACTATTCTTTTTATTACCAAACTGATGAGCATGCTGAAGCAGCTTCTAATGCACTATACATCGAATTAAAAGGTACATATTACAACTATACCATGCTTAAAAATGCTCTGTCTGACGATGTCTGGGCAGGAGGTGGAGGTCGAAATGACAATGCTGAATTAGAAGGTTGCAATGAGTTCTCATTTGGTTCTGACCAAAGTTTCATACGTGGTGTTTGGGAAAGTTATTACAGTTTGATATATAAGGCAAATGTAATTTTAGGTCATATAGAACCTGACACCGATGTAAAGAAAAGAGCTCATGCTGAGGCAAAGTTCTTCCGTGCATTTGCCTATTTCGATCTAATCTCAATGTGGGGAGAAGTTCCACTTGTAGATCACGAACTAACTCCTGATGAGTATCAGATGCCTAAAGCTTCTAAAGAAGAACTGTGGGCACTTGTAGAACAGGATTTGAATGATGCAATCAATTCTGGATATCTTGCCGAAAAACAGGACGCATATGATAATAGTGTTTGGCGTGTAACTAAGCAAGTAGCTCAAACCATGCTTGGAAAAGCACTTCTATGGCAAAATAAATATTCAGAAGCAGCAAAAGTGTTCAATGAAGTTAGAAATAGCGGAAAGTATAAACTATATGAAGGCGAATATCAAAATATTCTTACCTACATTGCAGAAGGTAACAGTGAAAGTATGCTGGAAAGTAACCGTATACTTGACTTGAATAATCCTTGGGATGAGTTTAGCTTCTATGAAGTTATGAACCACTGGCGCATGGATAATTTAGCTGCTAGCTCAGCACAATTCTATGATTATAAAGAAACAGGATGGGGATTTATGGTTCCTCAGAAAAAACTTTATGATGCATTTGTTGCAGAAGAAGGAGTTGATGGATATCGTCTAAATCATACTATGAAAACTTATGAACAAATGAATGAGTTAGGAGTTAAACTACAAAAAGGCAAAAGTATTATAAATGAAGGTGTGTTTTTGTGGAAACGTCGCTTCTCATCATCTGAGGCACCAATTACTTTCTGGTGTTCATATAATAACTATCGCTGGATGCGTTATGCAGAAGTTTTATTACTTGCAGCAGAAGCAAATTTCATGGCAGGAAATCAATCTGAAGCTGATGCAGCTTTAAATGAAGTAAGGAGTCGTGCAAGATTACCTTTCAAACCTGCAACATTGGAAGCCATCAAACTTGAAAAACGTCTGGAACTATGCAGTGAATACACACGATACCAAGATATTATCCGTTGGGGTGATGCTGAAGCACTTCTGAAAAATCAGGGTGCAACTACCCCACTACTTATCAACAAATCAAGTTCTCAGAATGAACCAGATAATGTTGTTGTGGAGTATGTACAATATAATACTGACCCAAGCCGTTATGGATTCAAACCAAAGCATTATCTGCTTCCAATTCCTGCAACAGAAATGAGATTGAATCCAAATATGGTTCAAAATGAAGGATGGTAA